One segment of Enterobacter ludwigii DNA contains the following:
- the murI gene encoding glutamate racemase, giving the protein MATKLQDGNTPCLAATPSNPRPTVLVFDSGVGGLSVYDEIRHLLPDLHYIYAFDNVAFPYGEKSEDFIVERVVEIVTAVQKRYPLSLAVIACNTASTVSLPALREKFQFPVVGVVPAIKPAARLTANGIVGLLATRGTVKRPYTRELIDRFANECQIAMLGSAELVEIAEAKLHGKAVPLEELRRILRPWLRMPEPPDTVVLGCTHFPLLQEELLEVLPEGTRLVDSGAAIARRTAWLLEHEAPDAKSADANIAFCMAITNETEQLLPVLRRYGFETLEKLAL; this is encoded by the coding sequence ATGGCTACCAAACTGCAGGACGGGAATACACCTTGTCTGGCAGCTACACCTTCTAATCCGCGTCCCACCGTGCTGGTATTTGATTCCGGCGTCGGTGGGCTTTCGGTCTATGATGAGATCCGACATCTCCTGCCGGATCTCCATTACATTTACGCCTTTGATAACGTCGCGTTCCCGTATGGGGAAAAGAGTGAAGACTTTATTGTTGAGCGTGTGGTTGAAATCGTCACCGCGGTACAAAAGCGTTATCCCCTCTCGCTGGCGGTCATCGCCTGTAACACGGCCAGTACAGTATCGCTTCCTGCATTGCGCGAAAAATTCCAGTTCCCGGTTGTGGGCGTTGTTCCTGCAATAAAGCCTGCCGCACGTCTGACGGCAAATGGCATTGTTGGTTTACTGGCAACGCGAGGCACGGTGAAGCGACCTTATACGCGCGAGTTAATCGACCGCTTTGCCAACGAATGCCAGATTGCGATGCTCGGTTCGGCGGAACTGGTCGAGATCGCCGAAGCGAAGCTGCACGGAAAGGCAGTGCCGCTCGAAGAGTTGCGCCGTATTCTCCGCCCGTGGCTGCGGATGCCGGAGCCACCGGACACCGTTGTGCTGGGGTGTACCCATTTCCCTCTATTACAGGAAGAGTTATTAGAAGTTCTGCCTGAGGGCACGCGGCTGGTGGATTCGGGGGCGGCTATAGCCCGACGTACGGCCTGGTTGCTGGAACATGAAGCCCCGGATGCAAAATCTGCCGATGCAAACATCGCTTTTTGTATGGCCATCACCAACGAGACCGAGCAACTTTTGCCCGTTTTACGCCGTTATGGCTTTGAAACGCTCGAAAAACTGGCGCTGTAG
- the bcsQ gene encoding cellulose biosynthesis protein BcsQ, with translation MAILGLQGVRGGVGTTSVTAALAWSLQLLGESVLVIDACADNLLRMSFNVDFTRTEGWARALLDDKDWRDAGMRYTSQLDLLPFGQLTTTERENEAAYQRLFSQFTVALQELKEKGHYKWILLDLPHGAGTLTRQLMAQCDRVLSIVNVDANCHIRLHQQGLPENGHILINDLRIGSQIQDDLYQVWLQSQRRLLPIVIHRDEGMAECLASKQPLGEYRSDSLAAEEILTLANWCLLHFAKGAEPAGSSV, from the coding sequence ATGGCCATACTAGGATTACAGGGCGTCCGTGGTGGAGTAGGTACAACATCCGTTACCGCGGCGCTGGCGTGGTCATTACAGCTTTTAGGTGAATCGGTATTGGTGATTGACGCCTGTGCCGATAATTTGCTGCGCATGTCGTTTAATGTCGACTTTACGCGTACAGAGGGTTGGGCTCGCGCGCTGCTTGATGATAAAGACTGGCGCGATGCGGGTATGCGTTATACCTCGCAGCTTGATTTACTGCCCTTTGGCCAATTGACCACTACCGAGCGTGAAAATGAAGCTGCCTATCAGCGTCTGTTTTCCCAGTTCACCGTCGCGCTGCAGGAGCTGAAAGAAAAAGGCCATTATAAGTGGATCCTTCTGGATCTGCCGCACGGCGCCGGCACGCTGACCCGACAGCTTATGGCGCAGTGCGATCGCGTGCTGTCGATTGTGAACGTCGACGCGAATTGCCATATCCGTCTGCATCAGCAAGGGTTGCCTGAAAATGGTCATATCCTGATTAACGATTTACGCATTGGCAGCCAGATCCAGGACGATCTGTATCAGGTTTGGCTGCAAAGCCAGCGCCGTCTGCTGCCGATTGTTATCCATCGTGACGAGGGCATGGCGGAATGCCTTGCCTCCAAACAGCCACTCGGTGAATACCGCAGCGATTCCCTGGCGGCAGAAGAGATCCTGACGCTGGCGAACTGGTGTCTGCTGCACTTTGCCAAAGGGGCAGAGCCTGCAGGGAGTTCTGTATGA
- the murB gene encoding UDP-N-acetylmuramate dehydrogenase, whose amino-acid sequence MNHSLKPWNTFGIQRNANKIVRADTAQQLLDAWQSATEQDEPVLILGEGSNVLFLDDFAGTVIVNRIMGIDVEERADSWHLHVGAGENWHHLVQYTLDKGMPGLENLALIPGCAGSSPIQNIGAYGIELKHVCEYVDCIELATGAAQRLTAEQCRFGYRDSIFKHEYQDRYVIVAVGLRLSKNWQPVLTYGDLTRLDPETATARDVFDSVCHMRTTKLPDPKVNGNAGSFFKNPVISSENAQAFLAGWPAAPHYPQADGSVKLAAGWLIDQCQLKGASVGGAAVHRQQALVLINQNDATSEDVVRLAHHVRQQVGEKFNVWLEPEVRFIGRTGEVNAVEVIA is encoded by the coding sequence ATGAATCACTCCCTTAAGCCCTGGAATACCTTTGGCATTCAACGTAATGCTAATAAAATTGTACGTGCCGATACTGCACAGCAGCTGCTGGATGCCTGGCAAAGCGCAACAGAACAAGACGAACCTGTACTGATTCTGGGCGAAGGAAGTAATGTCCTGTTTCTCGATGATTTTGCGGGAACGGTGATCGTTAACCGCATCATGGGAATTGATGTGGAAGAGCGCGCCGATAGTTGGCATCTGCACGTTGGCGCCGGTGAAAACTGGCATCATCTGGTGCAATACACCCTGGACAAAGGGATGCCAGGACTGGAAAACCTTGCCCTTATCCCTGGCTGCGCCGGATCATCCCCCATTCAAAATATCGGTGCCTATGGCATCGAACTGAAACACGTTTGTGAATACGTCGATTGTATTGAGCTGGCGACCGGCGCGGCTCAGCGTTTAACCGCTGAACAGTGCCGTTTTGGCTACCGTGACAGTATTTTCAAGCATGAATATCAGGATCGCTACGTGATTGTCGCCGTAGGCCTGCGTCTGTCAAAAAACTGGCAGCCGGTGCTGACCTACGGTGATTTAACGCGTCTCGATCCCGAAACGGCGACTGCCCGTGACGTTTTTGACTCGGTGTGCCATATGCGCACGACCAAACTTCCTGATCCTAAAGTGAATGGAAATGCGGGAAGCTTCTTCAAAAACCCGGTTATCAGCAGCGAAAACGCCCAAGCGTTTCTTGCAGGTTGGCCTGCCGCACCCCATTACCCACAGGCGGATGGTAGCGTGAAGCTGGCCGCGGGCTGGCTTATCGATCAATGCCAGTTAAAAGGCGCCTCCGTGGGCGGTGCGGCCGTTCATCGTCAGCAGGCTCTGGTGCTGATTAATCAAAACGATGCGACCAGCGAGGATGTTGTCCGGTTGGCCCATCACGTCCGTCAGCAAGTGGGCGAAAAATTTAACGTCTGGCTGGAGCCAGAGGTCCGCTTCATTGGCCGTACGGGTGAAGTGAATGCCGTGGAGGTTATCGCGTGA
- the bcsG gene encoding cellulose biosynthesis protein BcsG: protein MTNSTYTASSPSPLWQYWRGLSGWNFYFLVKFGLLWAGYLNFHPLLNLVFMAFLLMPLPNIRLHRLRHWIAIPVGFALFWHDTWLPGPDSIMSQGSQVAGFSASYVLDLTERFINWQMIGAVFVLLVAWLFLSQWIRVTVFVVAIMIWLNVLTLAGPDFSLWPAGQPTTTVTTTGGSAAATVTTAGDTPVVGDIPTQTAPPTSTNLNAWLSSFYTAEDKRQTKFPEALPADAQPFELLVINICSLSWADVDAAGLMSHPLWSHFDIQFKDFNSATSYSGPAAIRLLRASCGQTSHKNLYQPAGNQCYLFDNLSKLGFTQHLMLGHNGQFGNFLKEVREQGGMQAQLMDQTGLPVTLLGFDGSPVYDDTAVLQRWLKTIEKDSNPRSATFYNTLPLHDGNHFPGVSKTADYKVRAQKFFDELDAFFTELDKSGRKVMVVVVPEHGAALKGDRMQVSGLRDIPSPSITNVPAGIKFFGMKAPHQGAPIEIAQPTSYLAISELVARAVDGKLFVEDSVNWDQLTSNLPQTAEVSENANAVVIQYQNKPYVRLNGGDWVPYPQ from the coding sequence ATGACTAATTCTACCTATACCGCTTCGTCACCATCGCCGCTCTGGCAATACTGGCGCGGCCTTTCCGGCTGGAACTTCTACTTTCTGGTGAAGTTTGGTCTGCTGTGGGCAGGCTATCTGAATTTCCATCCCCTGCTCAACCTGGTGTTTATGGCTTTCCTGCTGATGCCTTTGCCCAATATCAGGCTGCATCGCTTGCGTCACTGGATTGCTATCCCTGTCGGCTTTGCTCTGTTCTGGCATGACACCTGGCTGCCGGGACCGGACAGCATTATGAGTCAGGGTTCGCAGGTGGCAGGGTTTAGCGCCAGCTATGTCCTTGACCTGACCGAGCGCTTTATTAACTGGCAAATGATAGGTGCCGTCTTTGTGCTGCTGGTGGCCTGGCTGTTCCTGTCACAATGGATCCGCGTCACGGTATTTGTCGTCGCCATTATGATCTGGCTGAACGTGCTGACGCTTGCGGGTCCAGACTTCTCCCTGTGGCCCGCGGGTCAACCCACGACCACGGTGACCACTACCGGGGGAAGTGCAGCGGCAACCGTCACGACGGCAGGTGATACGCCTGTGGTCGGCGATATCCCGACGCAGACCGCACCGCCGACGTCCACTAACCTGAACGCCTGGCTCTCCAGCTTCTATACCGCGGAAGATAAACGTCAGACCAAATTCCCGGAAGCCCTGCCGGCGGATGCTCAGCCGTTTGAGCTGCTGGTGATCAACATCTGTTCACTCTCCTGGGCTGACGTCGATGCCGCGGGTTTGATGTCTCACCCGCTGTGGTCCCATTTCGATATCCAGTTTAAAGACTTTAACTCTGCCACCTCGTACAGCGGCCCGGCGGCAATTCGCCTGCTTCGTGCAAGCTGCGGTCAGACATCGCATAAGAACCTGTATCAACCCGCCGGCAACCAGTGTTATCTGTTCGATAACCTCTCAAAACTGGGCTTCACGCAGCATCTGATGCTGGGACATAACGGCCAGTTCGGTAACTTCCTGAAAGAGGTGCGCGAACAGGGTGGTATGCAGGCACAGCTGATGGATCAAACCGGACTGCCGGTCACTCTGCTGGGCTTTGACGGTTCACCTGTTTATGACGATACCGCCGTGCTGCAACGCTGGCTGAAGACCATCGAAAAAGACAGTAATCCGCGCAGTGCAACGTTCTACAATACGCTGCCGCTTCACGATGGTAACCACTTCCCTGGCGTGAGCAAAACGGCCGATTATAAAGTTCGTGCGCAGAAATTCTTTGATGAACTGGACGCATTCTTTACGGAGCTGGATAAATCGGGCCGTAAAGTGATGGTGGTTGTGGTACCTGAACACGGCGCCGCGCTGAAAGGCGACAGAATGCAGGTGTCAGGTCTGCGTGATATCCCTAGCCCGTCTATTACCAACGTACCGGCAGGCATTAAATTCTTTGGTATGAAGGCACCTCATCAGGGCGCACCGATTGAGATCGCTCAGCCAACCAGCTATCTGGCCATTTCAGAACTGGTTGCCCGCGCGGTTGACGGCAAACTGTTTGTGGAAGACAGCGTGAACTGGGATCAGCTCACCAGTAACCTGCCGCAAACTGCCGAAGTCTCTGAGAACGCGAACGCGGTTGTGATTCAGTATCAGAATAAACCGTACGTTCGCCTGAACGGTGGAGACTGGGTACCTTATCCGCAGTAA
- the bcsE gene encoding cellulose biosynthesis c-di-GMP-binding protein BcsE, translating to MDSIFSIGIQSLWDELSHMPVGGVWWINTDRNEDAISLVNKTIAAQGKDSRVAVVSMGEEPKKIITLENDRGPQTVRLFSMPAEADSLYFLSRDIQCSIDPDHYLVILKCSNNALQNIPAEKLLPWLEKINKWAKFQNCTLLIVNPGSNNDKLFSLLMGEYRSLFGLASLRNQADSYLYDIAFWCNEKGVSARQQLTLKHIEGEWHLAQQEETVVQPRSDEKRILSHIAVLEGAPALSENWSLFDSNEALFNEARTTQAATIVFSLMQNNQIETLARQIHTLRRQRGSALKIVVRENNTSLRATDERLLLGCGANMVIPWNAPLSRCLTLLESVQGQQFNRHVPEDISTLLSMTQPMKLRGYQKWDTFCDAVGNMMSNTLLPADGKGVMVALRPVPGIRVEQALTLCRPNRTGDIMTIGDNRLVLFLSFCRINDLDTALNHIFPLPTGDIFSNRMIWFEDNSISAELVQMRALEPEQWAKPLTVKSDAKPILNARHDGHVWRRIPEPLRLLTENGENAPS from the coding sequence GTGGACTCCATATTTTCTATTGGCATCCAGTCATTATGGGACGAATTGAGCCACATGCCAGTCGGAGGAGTCTGGTGGATTAATACGGATCGTAATGAAGATGCTATCAGTCTGGTAAACAAGACAATTGCCGCTCAGGGCAAGGATTCCCGCGTGGCCGTCGTGAGCATGGGCGAAGAGCCAAAGAAAATTATCACCCTTGAAAACGATCGCGGTCCGCAGACGGTGCGATTATTTTCCATGCCTGCGGAGGCCGATAGTCTATACTTTTTGTCCCGCGACATTCAGTGCTCTATTGATCCGGATCACTATCTGGTGATTCTGAAATGCTCAAATAACGCCCTGCAAAATATCCCTGCTGAAAAACTACTGCCCTGGCTGGAAAAAATCAATAAATGGGCAAAATTTCAAAATTGCACGCTATTGATAGTCAATCCTGGCAGTAATAACGACAAACTGTTTTCCCTTTTAATGGGCGAATATCGCTCCCTGTTTGGTCTGGCGAGTCTTCGGAACCAGGCAGACAGCTATCTCTACGATATTGCGTTCTGGTGTAATGAAAAAGGCGTAAGCGCCAGACAACAGCTCACCCTTAAACATATTGAGGGCGAATGGCACCTGGCGCAGCAGGAAGAAACCGTGGTGCAACCGCGCAGCGATGAAAAACGAATCCTGAGCCATATTGCCGTTTTAGAGGGGGCGCCTGCGCTCTCGGAAAATTGGTCGTTGTTTGATTCTAACGAAGCGCTTTTTAATGAAGCTCGCACAACCCAGGCAGCAACCATTGTTTTTTCGCTCATGCAAAATAACCAGATTGAAACGCTGGCGCGACAGATCCACACCTTACGTCGCCAGCGCGGAAGCGCCTTAAAAATAGTGGTGCGCGAAAATAACACCAGCCTTCGCGCCACGGATGAGCGCCTGCTTCTGGGCTGCGGTGCCAATATGGTGATTCCGTGGAATGCGCCGTTATCACGCTGCCTGACGCTTCTCGAAAGCGTTCAGGGCCAGCAGTTCAACCGTCACGTACCGGAAGATATCTCCACCCTGCTCTCCATGACGCAGCCGATGAAGCTGCGCGGATACCAGAAATGGGATACCTTCTGCGACGCCGTCGGCAACATGATGAGCAACACGCTGCTTCCTGCAGACGGGAAAGGGGTGATGGTTGCCCTGCGCCCGGTACCGGGTATCCGCGTTGAACAGGCGCTCACGTTGTGCCGCCCGAACCGCACAGGAGATATCATGACCATCGGCGACAACCGCCTGGTGCTGTTCTTGTCCTTCTGCCGGATAAACGATCTTGATACCGCCCTTAACCATATCTTCCCCCTGCCAACCGGGGATATTTTCTCGAACCGTATGATCTGGTTCGAAGATAATTCTATCAGTGCAGAGCTGGTGCAGATGCGCGCCCTCGAGCCTGAACAATGGGCGAAACCGCTCACCGTGAAGAGCGATGCCAAACCGATTCTCAACGCCCGACATGACGGACACGTCTGGCGGCGAATACCGGAACCCCTTCGCCTGTTAACTGAGAATGGGGAGAACGCACCATCATGA
- the btuB gene encoding TonB-dependent vitamin B12 receptor BtuB, producing MIKKVSLLTALSVTAFSGWAQDSADSLVVTANRFEQPVNTVLAPTSVVTREDIDRWQANTVIDVMRRLPGVDTAQNGGMGQLSSLFIRGTNSSHVLILVDGIRLNQAGVTGSSDLSQFPIALVQRIEYIRGPRSAVYGSDAIGGVVNIITTRAKDGTTLNAGVGSHGYQNYGGSTQQTLGDSTRVTLAGDYTYTKGFDVVADGNNGGLAQTDRDGFMNKTLYGALEHAFSDQWSGFVRGYGYSNRTAYDGYYSSFTPDVLVDTRQLYSQTWDAGLRFNNDIVHSQLLTSYSHSKDYNYDPHLGRYDSNATLDEIKQYNVQWTNSVEVGHGNIGAGVDWQKQSTEPGTSYVTNGYDLRNTGVYLTALQQFGDFTLEGAARSDDNSQFGRHGTWQSSAGWEFIEGYRFIASYGTAYKAPNLGQLYGFYGNDHLDPEESKQWEGAFEGLTAGVNWRVSAYRNDVDNLIDFNNNLQEYYNVGKARIKGVEATASFDTGPLTHTVGYDYVDARNAATNQLLDRRAKQQVKYQLDTQVYEFDWSLTYHYLGTRYDTDFGTYPSEKVKMGGVSLWDVAVSYPVTSHLTVRGKIANLFDKDYETVYGYQTAGREYTLSGSYTF from the coding sequence ATGATTAAAAAAGTATCGCTGTTGACGGCGTTGTCCGTCACGGCATTTTCGGGCTGGGCGCAGGATAGCGCCGACTCGTTGGTGGTGACAGCAAACCGTTTTGAGCAACCTGTTAATACCGTTCTTGCACCAACGTCTGTGGTGACGCGCGAGGATATTGATCGCTGGCAGGCAAACACCGTCATTGACGTTATGCGTCGCTTGCCTGGCGTGGATACCGCCCAAAACGGCGGAATGGGGCAACTTTCCTCTCTTTTTATTCGGGGAACTAATTCCAGTCATGTTCTTATTCTTGTCGACGGGATCCGTCTTAACCAGGCTGGGGTAACGGGGTCGTCCGATCTCAGTCAGTTCCCGATCGCCCTGGTGCAGCGCATTGAATATATTCGCGGGCCACGCTCTGCAGTCTATGGTTCTGATGCGATTGGTGGCGTAGTGAACATTATTACTACCCGCGCGAAGGACGGCACGACGTTGAATGCGGGCGTAGGCTCGCATGGCTACCAAAATTACGGCGGCAGCACTCAGCAAACCCTGGGTGACAGCACGCGCGTGACGCTGGCGGGTGATTATACCTATACCAAAGGCTTTGACGTGGTCGCGGATGGCAACAACGGTGGTCTGGCCCAGACCGATCGTGACGGCTTTATGAATAAAACCCTCTACGGTGCGCTGGAGCATGCTTTCTCTGATCAGTGGAGCGGGTTCGTTCGCGGCTATGGCTACAGCAACCGTACCGCCTATGACGGCTATTACAGTTCATTTACGCCTGATGTTTTGGTTGATACTCGCCAGCTCTATAGCCAGACCTGGGACGCTGGACTGCGCTTTAATAATGACATCGTCCATTCACAACTTCTCACCAGCTACAGCCACAGCAAAGATTATAACTACGACCCGCATCTGGGACGTTATGATTCCAATGCCACGCTGGATGAGATCAAACAGTACAACGTGCAGTGGACTAACTCCGTTGAGGTGGGCCATGGCAATATTGGCGCAGGTGTCGACTGGCAGAAGCAGAGCACCGAACCAGGAACAAGCTATGTCACAAACGGCTATGACCTGCGTAACACCGGCGTCTACCTGACTGCGCTGCAGCAGTTTGGCGACTTTACCCTGGAAGGGGCAGCGCGTAGCGACGATAACTCTCAGTTTGGTCGCCATGGCACCTGGCAGAGCAGTGCGGGCTGGGAGTTCATTGAAGGTTATCGATTCATTGCCTCGTATGGCACTGCCTATAAAGCACCCAACCTCGGGCAGCTGTATGGTTTCTATGGCAACGACCATCTTGATCCTGAGGAGAGTAAACAGTGGGAAGGCGCGTTCGAAGGCCTGACGGCTGGCGTAAACTGGCGCGTATCGGCCTATCGCAATGACGTTGATAACCTGATCGACTTTAATAACAACCTTCAGGAATACTACAACGTAGGCAAGGCGCGTATTAAAGGGGTTGAAGCCACAGCGTCCTTTGATACAGGTCCACTGACTCATACGGTCGGTTACGATTACGTGGATGCACGCAATGCGGCAACAAACCAGCTATTGGATCGCCGGGCTAAGCAGCAGGTGAAGTATCAGCTTGATACGCAGGTCTATGAATTCGACTGGAGCCTGACTTATCACTACCTGGGAACACGTTACGACACTGACTTTGGTACCTACCCGTCTGAAAAGGTGAAAATGGGCGGCGTAAGCCTGTGGGATGTCGCAGTTTCATATCCTGTCACCTCTCACCTTACAGTTCGTGGTAAAATAGCCAACCTGTTCGATAAAGATTACGAGACAGTTTATGGCTACCAAACTGCAGGACGGGAATACACCTTGTCTGGCAGCTACACCTTCTAA
- the bcsR gene encoding cellulose biosynthesis protein BcsR, with product MDNNEPGTPVDSTLGYTFQNDFLALTQAFSLPEIDYTDISQREQLAAAIKRWPLLAEFAQQQ from the coding sequence ATGGATAATAACGAACCCGGCACCCCAGTCGACTCAACCCTGGGTTACACATTCCAGAACGACTTTCTGGCGCTGACGCAGGCGTTTTCATTACCTGAAATAGATTACACCGACATTTCCCAGCGGGAACAGTTGGCCGCGGCTATTAAACGTTGGCCGCTATTAGCTGAATTTGCCCAACAACAATAA
- the birA gene encoding bifunctional biotin--[acetyl-CoA-carboxylase] ligase/biotin operon repressor BirA, which produces MKDNTIPLTLISILADGEFHSGEQLGEHLGMSRAAINKHIQTLRDWGVDVFTVPGKGYSLPEPIQLLNEELIRSQVEHGNVAVLPVIDSTNQYLMDRLSELSSGDACVAEYQQAGRGRRGRKWFSPFGANLYLSMYWRLEQGPAAAVGLSLVIGIVMAEVLHDLGADKVRVKWPNDLYLNDRKLAGILVELTGKTGDAAQIVIGAGLNMVMRNVQNDVVNQAWTNLQEAGITIDRNTLAVRMIKELRSSLSLFEQEGLASFLSRWEKLDNFINRPVKLLIGDKEIYGISRGIDAQGALLLEQDGVIKPWVGGEISLRSAE; this is translated from the coding sequence GTGAAGGACAATACTATCCCTTTAACCCTGATAAGCATTCTTGCCGACGGTGAATTCCATTCCGGCGAGCAGCTGGGTGAACACCTGGGCATGAGCCGTGCCGCCATTAATAAGCATATCCAGACCCTCCGCGACTGGGGTGTCGATGTCTTTACGGTACCCGGAAAAGGCTACAGCCTGCCGGAGCCGATTCAGCTGCTGAATGAAGAGCTGATCCGCAGCCAGGTAGAGCATGGCAATGTTGCGGTCTTGCCGGTGATCGATTCGACCAACCAGTACCTTATGGATCGACTCAGCGAATTATCCTCCGGGGATGCCTGTGTAGCCGAGTACCAGCAGGCCGGGCGTGGCCGTCGAGGCCGCAAGTGGTTTTCGCCATTTGGTGCCAACCTCTATCTCTCCATGTACTGGCGTCTGGAGCAGGGGCCCGCTGCTGCTGTTGGCCTGAGTCTGGTCATCGGGATTGTGATGGCAGAAGTGCTGCACGATCTGGGCGCTGATAAGGTGCGGGTGAAATGGCCAAACGATCTTTATCTGAACGATCGTAAACTTGCCGGTATTCTCGTTGAATTAACGGGTAAAACAGGCGACGCGGCGCAAATTGTCATTGGTGCCGGCCTCAATATGGTGATGCGCAATGTACAAAATGACGTGGTGAATCAGGCGTGGACCAACCTGCAGGAAGCGGGGATCACCATCGATCGCAACACCCTTGCCGTGCGTATGATTAAAGAATTACGCAGTTCGCTTTCGCTCTTTGAACAAGAGGGGCTGGCATCCTTCCTGTCCCGTTGGGAAAAGCTGGATAACTTTATTAACCGTCCGGTGAAATTGCTGATTGGTGATAAAGAGATCTACGGTATTTCCCGCGGCATCGACGCACAGGGCGCGTTGCTCCTGGAACAGGATGGCGTGATTAAACCCTGGGTGGGCGGTGAGATTTCACTGCGCAGCGCGGAATAA
- a CDS encoding glycosyl hydrolase family 8, giving the protein MRKPACAALAVMMSLLFSPLSQAGQAWESYKARFFTPEGRIVDTGNGNVSHTEGQGFAMLMAVANDDKTTFDKLWKWTDSTLKNKENGLFYWRYNPAESNPIADKNNAADGDVLIAWALLKADTRWHDKQYSAASDAITKALISHTVTRYAGYRVMLPGVQGFTLDGEIVLNPSYFVFPAWQAFASRSHSPVWGKLIQDGHRLLAKMGSGKARLPTDWVSLGSTGTLSPAKAWPPRMSYDAIRIPLYLAWSDKKSPLLTPWRAWFGQFPREQTPAWVNVTTNEYAPYMMEGGLLAVRDLTMGQPSGEPEITAKDDYYSASLKMLVWLAEQP; this is encoded by the coding sequence ATGCGAAAACCCGCATGCGCCGCTCTGGCCGTCATGATGAGTTTACTGTTCTCCCCTCTCTCTCAGGCGGGCCAGGCCTGGGAGAGTTACAAAGCACGCTTCTTTACGCCGGAAGGGCGGATTGTCGATACCGGCAACGGCAATGTTTCGCATACTGAAGGCCAGGGCTTCGCTATGCTGATGGCGGTGGCTAACGACGATAAAACCACGTTTGATAAGCTCTGGAAATGGACTGACAGTACGCTGAAGAACAAAGAAAATGGTCTGTTTTACTGGCGTTATAACCCTGCCGAGTCCAACCCGATTGCTGACAAAAATAACGCCGCCGATGGCGATGTCCTGATTGCCTGGGCGCTGTTGAAAGCGGATACGCGCTGGCATGACAAACAGTACAGCGCCGCATCGGATGCGATAACGAAAGCACTCATTAGCCACACCGTGACCCGTTATGCGGGTTACCGCGTGATGCTGCCCGGCGTTCAGGGGTTTACCCTCGACGGTGAGATCGTGCTAAACCCCTCTTATTTCGTCTTCCCGGCCTGGCAGGCCTTTGCCAGCCGCAGCCATTCGCCGGTCTGGGGCAAGTTGATTCAGGATGGCCATCGCTTGCTGGCAAAAATGGGATCGGGTAAAGCCAGACTTCCCACGGACTGGGTCTCACTGGGCTCTACGGGCACGCTGTCCCCGGCCAAAGCCTGGCCGCCACGGATGAGCTACGACGCGATCCGCATTCCACTTTACCTGGCCTGGTCTGATAAGAAGAGCCCGCTGTTAACGCCGTGGCGAGCCTGGTTCGGTCAGTTCCCCCGCGAACAAACTCCCGCATGGGTAAACGTGACGACCAATGAATATGCGCCTTACATGATGGAAGGGGGGCTGCTGGCGGTACGTGATTTAACGATGGGACAGCCATCCGGAGAACCCGAGATCACTGCAAAGGATGATTACTACTCCGCAAGCCTGAAAATGCTTGTATGGCTTGCTGAGCAGCCATAA
- the bcsF gene encoding cellulose biosynthesis protein BcsF: MMNISDIIQLVVFCALIFFPLGYYARHSIRRIRDTARVLFVKPRYVKPAGTLTRASHVKADRKHD, translated from the coding sequence ATCATGAATATCAGCGATATCATTCAACTGGTCGTATTCTGTGCGCTGATCTTTTTCCCGCTTGGCTACTATGCACGCCATTCCATACGCCGTATCCGCGATACGGCCAGAGTGCTGTTTGTAAAACCTCGCTATGTAAAACCAGCCGGAACACTGACACGGGCATCACACGTCAAGGCAGACCGAAAACATGACTAA